The genomic region TCACTGATATCTGACGCCGATCACAATATTGTTAAAGATGTATTTCGACATGACTTAAACatactttttctttatttacttCGTCCCTATGTCGTGGTTGCAAATAGTCGTCTGTGTGTCTTTTCGGATTACGTTACTAGTAACTGTTACCCCCGATGCTTATTACtgtacaaaatattgataattcgAATATACGTAGGAGCAATCGACCAGCACGCACCGCGATACGCCTGGCTTGCATATAGATATAAGTATCGGCGAAGGCAAGTATCGAAACATTATCGATATTCCCTGTATCGTCTTAACCctaattcaaaattcaaaacagcCATCTGAGTTCATGCAAGGTTTAAAACTACGGTTAAATTATGTCTTCACACGGTTGCATCATTGTACAAACCAGCAGGAAAATCAATTGAACAtcgaataaaacaatatatgctGACGAATATTCTTCgagatatcaaaattaaaaaaaaacgtaaactTTACAAACagtatattttatgaaacaggttgcaaatggatttaaaaataaccatatatCCGCAAGAAAACCATCCCGTACTCCAGCGCGACATGCATAGAGGAATCTTAAATTAACTTGGCACATATACATGTGTCCTTTCGATGGCAAGACAGTTTGTCGCGTACAAGACTCAGTTCATTGTCAAACTTGTATGTCATTGGTTAATTCAAGAtggaggacgtaatttcgtttcatgcaaacattaagtgagaaaaatgtttcatggcaaacaaaatggcgaatttaaaatgaaaagtaccgattccggtaccaacttttgcctggtaagtggactttttctttgaattttgaaaaatgtatgcgtccagtatgtggcaaaaaacatattcttcgatcgacatcttagtttggtatcgtaaatttaaagataaaaaagttattgaacggATTGTGGCTTAGGagacaatgtttacaaataagtgTGTTGATTTTATAGCTGTTTAAGAAATCTGAAgctgattattttattattttttaaattttggtcatGTTATTATCGCATTATTTCTAAACGTTATTAGAGCCTTtgcataacaatcatttattctataacaTGAACATGCCCGATAAGGActataaaattttgaaaacagagaccggaggagccgggaccgggaaatagtgtCGCCCCAAAATCATttcccggtctcatccggtctcataattcccggttcataacttatggctCGAGGCGACGGATTGTGTTGCCGATGTTTGTTAAACTAATTTTACAAtcttatttgcttttatatgtaacaaaatagaataacatatataaacataatgtcttaatttatgcaatttgttataggcCTAAACTATTGATGCAATTTGTTAAAagtgtagagaaagatgcgatggcaataaaaatgttcatttttttaaataaaggattaaggacggctagagtatgaagaAACTTAGAATTGCacgttttaaattatgttttgtcaagttggtttattgtttttctcttctgttaaaaaaaaacacacataatattgtttaagcAGTCCAGCTATGAGTGTGCACGGTTCTTTTTGAAGCATtgtgtaaaattaatgattacaattgaaaacgTTTCCATGGTTGCATATCCGACCCATGCATGTCGTTACGATAAGATAtgtttattgcgtaaaacattatacagtGTTCATAgcatgtaaacaagtaaatcaatgaatggtgAAAAAGTACACAAGATGTCTACAACTAGATGAAGAGTGTTTATTTGAAGTTGCGCCATTCTTAAGTAAGAAAAACATTACGTCTCCATTTttcgtatatatatttttgtgctATTCGCTTACATTGAATAAATTCGAATACCTTCGTCATTATTACACAACTTTagcagaatatattttatttgtcaactttaACTTTGCAATAAATCtctaactgtttaagaaatctgacgctgattatttttgaatttggttATATGTTATTATCGTATTATTTCTTAACTTTACTAGACCCTTtgcataacaatcatttattataataaacaacCATATTTTTAAGGTATGAACCGAACAGAAGCCGTGCGTGTGTAATAAAACTGGCTTATCCATTTATCATGTCCTTAACGATCGAGGGACATGCGCTAATCTCTGACACGCGTTGTATATCGCATTTACACCTTTCATGGtatgacattattgtgtattgtcataaacctgttatgaagagttccttgataataataatagtaagtATAGTAATGATAAATAAACTACTGAAATATTTGGaaggctattttacaaatgaaatataacttacaaaatacaataatctttatttaaagtcgtcaTGATCGTTAAAATAGAATTGCCATTAGATAGCcagcaatatgtattatttcaaactcaTCACATCAAGTTAAATAGAACATGCAGGAACTGGACGTGGCACTGCATCTCTtgtaacaaaatcaatagtgaaacaaaacaaaaatgttagaATTTATGAAGTACTGAGTTAACTTACacatttgatttacatgtattcttgcatttctatttatattactattatcaaaagtttacttataactgaatttaataaggaaaaaaaacacaatgtgtttgttattcattacattaattttagaacatGTGCATATactatgtttttatctttgccttaatttattttttgttttattgatataaaatatgaaataaatggtgaaataattatcattatatatctaatgttttaattaactgtaatcttttgtaatcctattacccccgCTGTCATTCACACCTTCTcgatcacgcccgatagctacaataaaatttagaaaacagagaccggaggagaccgggaccggatgagaccgggaccgggaaatagtatcgcccccaaAATCATGTGATTATCACGTGACATCTTCAAAATGGCTGATATGGAGAGGGTATTTTGTGTGATGTTCTCTTGCTTGGTAGTTGTACTATGCAACACTCAAGAACAGTACAGGGGTAAAAATGGTCGTGATTTCACAGATAAAATACAGGGTTCTGCTTGGCCGCAACCAAAATCATTGACAACCAGTATGACACAAAGAACATTGGACGCCAGTGTTTTCCAGTTCCGTGTTTCAACGCCTTCAGAACGCTGTGACATTATTGATCAGGCGTTCATTCGCTACAGAAATTATGTATTTGGTACAGATGTTGATACGTTGAAATTTAAGCCAAAGTCTAGACATGCATCTAGATCTGACCCATTACTCCGAAAGGCCACTCCACTGGAGGCACTGACAGTCAAGATAGACACAAACTGTGATGGCTACCCTAATCTGGATTCTGATGAGTCatgtaagaaaataaaagacattcaaatgaaatgaattttatctataaaaatgattttcctaaAAACTAGCATTTCAAGATCGACTATTCAGGACTAAGGAAAATAATACTCCTCACCCCAGCATCGGTGTCAATTAAGTCACACCTTGatttaggttttgcatgtaaccacctttagacaaatacaaattaattgcTAATAGTTGACTATTTGCTGAGTATTTCACCTTGGTAGgggtgttcatgctctttcacaaatataaattaattgctaatAGATGACTATTTGCTGAGTATTTCACCTTGGTAggtgtgttcatgctctttcttattgcacAGGATGAACTACTAGTTTAACATGatcgtaatgcaccagtcatttgtatccacggcccccccaggtccggggaatagcggggactttgactttcggtccagccaaccctggctaaaatccctgccctgcggggacgaacagatggtcaaatccccgacaaatgcccccgcaccccagggaccctaggtaaggcccattccccgctatatttaaagtgaaaacaaaaccactgattcacccggcactgcggggccacctgaaaggttgaaacacggcccatttccccggctgtccccggtatacccccggacctggggggactgtggttacaattgactggtgcataacacttcttttttttttacatgtgacTGCTACATGAATAAATGCTGTTCTCTGAGAGTACCTGACTGATACGCAAATATAGaccctagttcaacatttttatttgagtcaataagaTTTAAGGGTGGGCAGAAAAAAGAGGATACTTgcgggatgaaaatctagcaattaatttatagtctcCTTAGtaattatctcagcaaatacatcatgtattgcattgttactttagatatgtattccaaACTATCCAACCAATCTAACTTAATTCATGATCACCACGTTATCGTTTTAATCTATCTTTCCCTAAATAAGCATATCACACACTGGGATCATTTCGATAATTTGCCCCACGTCCCCCTGCATTAGACAACACTATATGTGGCATTGCAAAGTGGTAATTAATGGTAATTAAGGTAATATAGGtagatgtttttaattttctgaaaGGTATTTCTTTGTTccatcttaaaaaatataattctagTCAGTTTAATTAaactcgtgtaagataggttcatcccgacctgagcatagggtgttttgcggaaatgaggtttaccgagtttctgcaaaacaccctgctCAAGGGTTGGGGTGAACCTATCTTACGTCAGCGGCTATGgcagatgctttttctcccacctcagttaaacaaaatgaagtaaaaatgtatttttttggctggaactcttttgtgcgtagtgaaaataaatgcgtttgGATATatgataatttgtggttgtcatggatatgcgtgcagtgtttcagattatgttaatagtcaaatcagtctttaaatagttctgaggcattatttcttgaaaaaattatggtgccatttgaagcgagaaataactatttagcattctaaatattgccacaagacaaggtgtccataatgctacagacgacggtcttcaacaatgGAGGTAATTGTgttatgacaataaaaaaggagttccaaaCGGGTACTTGTTTGATCTTTGCcagtgggcaagataagaatttctagcatggttaaaatttttgatctacttatctgaggtgggagaaataatCATATACTGCAATGACGCAATATCTCCTGCGAAGGCAATGCGTTGGTGGTGTAACActattttaagtatattaaatgcaaattgtTGCCCtgtattattcaacttagaaattctggttgaggttttgcatgtaagcaacCATACCTTGGTAGGTTAAAATTTCAGTAACTACTGGAAATTTTGCATAAAGACCTTATACAACGgttctcaaccatccaacctactcaaataaattattttgcatataatgcaaataatgaccttttattatttgacttagaaattctggttaaggttttgcatgtgaccaatatctcagcaaatacatcatgtacatCATTAAAACTTTATAGAAGGGCttccaaccatccaaccttcagGCTAGATAATTCTATcttgcattttatataaattttgcccctttCTTTTTTTACTAAGAAACTCTgcttaaggttttgcatgtaacctaATTAAACAGCGTTCCATGTTCATCAAACTTTACAatccttaaacttaaaagtGGGTGTAAATAGACCAGCATGCTGTCTCTGTTAGAGCTCTTGTTTTATCtgtcattttacattttacttttaatacaCTGGTTAAAGAGTACTATAAACTTGTAagcacattttgttttattgcacaaatattaaaacatgttatgcAGTTGAGAGTGGACAATTATTCCAGTCCTAACTTGCTGTTGTTTCAGATACTCTGCAAATTACAGAAGATGGTACAGAGGCTTCCATACAGGCCAGCCAAGTGTGGGGCGCTCTAAGGGGTTTGGAGACGTTCAGCCAGTTGGTTTTCCAGAACTCCTTTGGCACTGTAATATCATATGCATATTATTCATGATGTTGTTATTtaataacttgagaaatactAAATATTTCTCAAGAAAGAAAGTTAGGACCCTAATCTAAAAATCAGTATgataaaattttgatttatgtGATATACTTATTGTACGAATGAGTTCACATGCCAAACATACCAGTAAAATCCACTGAAATGACATGTACTGTATCAATATTTTGCaagcttaaaataaaattatatattcattttaaagaaatcccAGAAAATGTTCCACTCTGacatatatgtttgaatattaattaatttttatattgcaatattttgatgTATATTTTCAGTTTGTTGTAAATGCCACTGCGGTGAATGATGTTCCGAGATTCAAGCACAGGGGTGTTTTGTTGGACACCTCAAGACATTTCCTGTCCATGAGAGTGTTGAAGGAAAACTTGGTTTGTAGCAGCATGTCTTAAGATTGTTCTAGCAAGAACTCTTTTATGGTATTACATAATTTAAGTGtgaattcaaaaaaaaattgtaacaaaGTCTACTAGAATTAGTACCGTATATACCAGTATATGTACAAAGTATAATATGTTTGatacaaacatacattgtttgaaatgaatactATAAAGGAATACCTTCCAatcataattaatttatttttaatgtaaatttaatgcaaattgcataataatatataactGAATTATTAGCTATGGAATGGAATAAAGTTTACCATTCTTTTATGCAGGAGCTGATGTCACAGaacaaattcaatgttttcCACTGGCACATAGTAGATGATCAGTCGTTCCCATATGAAAGCAATACATTTCCAGATATGAGTGTGAAGGTAAAGAGAAATAAATGATgtcaaattttaaatgatatagttTGTTCTTATTAAGCTGTCAAAGTGGTGATTATTGAAACCTTATTCGTAGAAGCTCTTTTATTACGATTTATGATTGGAGTTGAAGACTGGCGATCTCATTAGAAATGGACAGTTCATGTTTAAGCCAAGTGTTAAAAAGGACTGGATACTGCTGAAAAGACACAGGATGCTAAGGGTGAAAAAGGCACATTGTATCAGAGTGTGaaagaacttgaacattatgaacTTGACAGAAAATGTTGGGAAGTGTGTTTAATTGTAGTAATTGTAGCCTTCAACTGCCGAATATGTGGTTTGTatgtataaaatcatttttaatcagttttaattaaaacaaaattattatttgacgGTCTAGAGCATTTATTTCTCTGAAGGCAGAAAGGTGACCATGCTGATATCCGTAAGGGAAGAAGGGTGCGACCAAAACAAGATAGACTGCAGCACCTTTTCATTATTctaaggttacacaccaccattgtcatttcctctataattcaatgtgaaatgattatttttagacaatatttaaaggcatttcgagcgaatgcagactatgataaacatatatattcgtaaagtacaagctttaaattaccttttaagccaataaaaaaggggggtcaagttattcctatgaaaaatctctccacttgaaaaacaaactctcaAAATGgcacagtccgccatgacagttcttccaaaattacctttcaactatagggcagcagtttatgcttaaatctctattctaaataataaatcaagcaataatagatacttaaggtataaaagtttatGGAATAaggataatttttatttaaagtgtattgtgcatgtgaaaacatgtcaatcagtcatgaaaacattatttttttattgagaattttccacacaacggaagtacatatgatgCAATGGTGATGCCATACCTTTAAGCTAAAGCCCTATGGATGGCATTTTGAATCCAATGGCTAAGCAGCCATCTTTTGACATGCATGTACCAGTTTACACTATCCACTCAAAATAACGATTCATTCTTCTGTgaaaagtttacatttattaagGGCAGGGATTTACATCTGcacatacaatataattatatatgtaacatttttatgaaacagGTTTCCTCTCATTCTGtcaatgtttgtttgtgttttttaggGAGCTTACTCACCCAGACATGTTTACACTTATGAAAATGTGAAAGAAATTATTGAGTTTGCTCGACTGCGTGGCATACGAGTAATTCCTGAATATGACACACCAGGTAAGAAGTAGCTCCAATAACATAGTATAATCTTAATGAATATCAACATGCTAACAGTTATTAGTTCCTTGGAATCAGGTCACGCTCATATACTTAGAACGtttggctattgcataatgtaTAATGTATGACATTGACTTTGCCTTTGTTcataaatttctttcaaaagaCCTCTGTTAACATTTCCATCAATACTGTATATACATTCTAGTATTACATATGGTTTAAAGGTCACACTCAATCTTGGGGTAAGGCCATAGAAGACCTGCTCACCAAATGCTATAAGGGAACAGAGTGGACTGGGGAGTATGGCCCCATAAACCCAGCCCTGAACTCTACCTTTGATTTCCTGGAGAAGTTCTTCACAGAGATATCCCAGGTGTTCCCGGACCACTACATGCACCTCGGAGGGGACGAGGTGTCATTTACATGCTGGTAAGCAATCCGTTAAATGGTTGGTGAATATTCTGCTGTATTGAACTATTCACAAACAACTTTGCACATGTGTGTGTTCTGCCCTGTAATTTAACTCCCCAATTAGAAACCTATTTAATTGGGTTTGCATTTAacatttgctgaaaaaaatgacataagcCTTTGATTGatacaattataattgttttaaacacattttaacatcattatttgcttgttttttaTTGTGACAAGCAGAAATAGTTCCTATAGGTCTGCGATCCATTTAAAAGATGATTACTATGTTATTATGTCTGACCTGTTATTGCATTTTTACAGGGAGAGTAACCCTGATATCACAAAGTTCATGCAGGCAATGGGCTTTGGGAAAAAATACTCGGCTCTGGAAGAGTACTACATGCAGAGGTAACAGCAAAGCAAACATGTAGAAGTGTTTATTGTTGACTTCCAAAAATGGCCTATAAAGTCTCACTGttaccatgtataatgatgTTGTAAAAATTATCAAGATGTGcaataagtttcatttaaaaaaagtttttttgtttttttttattccgacaAAGAATGGTTACTAATGGTACTAAATGGAGATTATCTtgtcatcaatttttgaatatGCGCTTTGTAACGAGGTGTTCCTGTTATTTAGTTGGGGTATGACGTTAGGCACCTGGGAGGGCGGATTAGCTTGTGCTTGAGATGGCCTCAACAATTAGTTAAGCTGTAACTTGGCATTGCATAAttggatttttaaataacttggcAAATGATCACTATGACAAAATGGTgtgttatgtaaaaaaaatcatgtctgTAGGTCAAAGTTGAAGGTCACACAAAACAGTCATTGGTCAAATTCTTTAGATCGGAGTATGTTGTTGGGGTTGCTGGCTTTTCAGAGTGCAAGCTGATTAAAGCTGGTGATTGACATTGCCTCAACAATCTGTACGGGCTTTATCTTTGCCATGCTAAAGGagattttataataacttgGCAAATGTTCACCATGACAAGATGGTGTGTTGCTGCAAGGCCCATGTCTGTAGGTGAAAGTTCAAGGTAACattaaagataaacattggTCAACAACTCTTGTATTTCATTTTCCTGGCTTTAATTTGGCCATGCGTTttggaatttaaaaataacttggaACAAATGTTCACTATAATTAGCTTGATGCCAGAACAAAACCAATAAAACGATGAGTTCTTTATCAATAAAGACActaatattcaattaaacaacCTTGCAAgaaaactgtttaataattCCTACTCAGCGGCGGGCTTTTTGCCAACATAGACCAGATTGACAAGGGTATATGCTCACTATATGATTGGTCTATGTTGGCAAAAAGCCCGCCGCTGAGTAGAAATTATTACTAACTGAGTATGGCCACTTTTGTATGGCAAATTGATAAACCAATGAAAACAGAAGACTAAAAATGGTGAAATGCAATTAAATCAGTTTCTTAATTCTGGCAACAAAAGGTCAAATACGGCAACACCATACTGATGTTTCTTTCGTCATATTTACCactcaaatttattttttgaaaatgcattttttttttttaaataaagtcacTAAAAACACATTGTTGTGAAGCCATGTTATGAAACAacagaacaaaatgaaattatgagCCTCTGACAGCTTCTGGAAGACTGAAACAGTTATATAGAATGGATACTCTGTTGGGTATTTCCTTTACATTCCACTAAAAATGGAGAATAAAGGTGTATTTGTTCAggattataattttaaataattatgtgtaaATAAAAGAATGGTATCAACATCATCCACTCCTTTTTATAAGTGAGATAGAAAAATAGTATTATAGCTTGACCACTTGATCCAATTGTTTTTGTCCATAATCTGacgagaaaaaaaatgaaattgatgtggttttatgaataccggtatccattttataaaaatttCCATGttgttgatataaaaatgatgtatttcagATTAATAAACATTGTGAATGGTGTGAAGAAAGGCTACATGATTTGGCAGGAGGTCATTGATAATGGGGCTAAGGTAGGAGGTTTTTGTTCACATAaaactttgtttgttttaccaGACAGCAATACATGATTGGTTCTTGTTTAATCTTGTCTGAGGTTGATTGCAAAATAAAGCTACTTGGTACAATTTAGATTGCATTTGATAACAAGTTGAATTGCACATTTATAAACTGTGTTTGAGCATGTTatctacagtaaaactgcgatcgctcgaggtcacCAGGGACCGAgacaaaacctcgagggaaccgatgtttcgagcGACCTGATTTTCaatttccagtttgatatgaaatatctttcagtgtattttaagtttgaagtcgtcaaacagactgtttactaagacaccgattctTTCCTGTAAAGGACGTGAGTGGGCGTGTTGGTGTCTTGGTATAAGTAATGGGTCCTTCATTAGATTTCTCAggtgtttgacaattattttctttcatttgggTGTGTCATTTTGAAAGTAAGGAACCCGATCTAGCTATCCCCCCAGTCATGGATCCTTCACTAGATTGCTCAGGTGTTCGACAATTTGTAAGTTCTTTCTCatttgccatattgcaaagctaagtgacaagaaggaattattttcagagattcctatgttggatcgatatggtagtgttttaatcatatttttattactcatttaaatttctcacaatgaacttctcgtcattaacttgtcataattatcatctcaaatgcccatatcaactaatatcggtcatgcgttaacagtgataaacggtttttcacaccttatcaaattgccttttaactgtcattgcaatttttacaacttgcgaaaattttaacacctggcaattgtttgtttattttggaacacgcgttcgggaaaaagtgtgaaattatgacctcgagggagccttaaggttttgtgcacgatttgtgtactttggaccgaggatattgctcgactgctcgacataattaggtttcgaggcagcgtgggtatattttatatgaaaatagaaggaaaaaagttcgggaccaagctccgacctcgagcgaccgcttgttcgagggaacgcagtttcactgtatttaacttcttcattttttttgtcttttttgaaGCTTGTTACTTTTTATGCTGTAAGGATATTTTGAAGCTTTGTCTATTTACAGTCTTTTGTATTCCATTAATGATTTCTATTTTTATGAGGATCCATATCATGGGCTAGTTTGTCCAAGTACAACCTATAATTTGATCCAAGTCATGTTATGTGCCTTATTCAGAATGTCAATGTGGTAGGCATTTATGCAAATGCCATTTGAAAACTCCAGCATCAGAAcatgaaaaatgaaacataaattaatgttttaagatgCAAGACCTTTAAATGTCTGACCTCAATCGGATTCAGTGATGAAGAGCCCTCTGTTATTGCACATGTTGTCAAGGTCATGGGCATTTGTACATCATTTAATGTCCTCAAGCAGTTTAAATCATGTACATAACAATGG from Mya arenaria isolate MELC-2E11 chromosome 3, ASM2691426v1 harbors:
- the LOC128227922 gene encoding beta-hexosaminidase subunit beta-like isoform X4, with the protein product MADMERVFCVMFSCLVVVLCNTQEQYRGKNGRDFTDKIQGSAWPQPKSLTTSMTQRTLDASVFQFRVSTPSERCDIIDQAFIRYRNYVFGTDVDTLKFKPKSRHASRSDPLLRKATPLEALTVKIDTNCDGYPNLDSDESYTLQITEDGTEASIQASQVWGALRGLETFSQLVFQNSFGTFVVNATAVNDVPRFKHRGVLLDTSRHFLSMRVLKENLELMSQNKFNVFHWHIVDDQSFPYESNTFPDMSVKGAYSPRHVYTYENVKEIIEFARLRGIRVIPEYDTPGHTQSWGKAIEDLLTKCYKGTEWTGEYGPINPALNSTFDFLEKFFTEISQVFPDHYMHLGGDEVSFTCWESNPDITKFMQAMGFGKKYSALEEYYMQRLINIVNGVKKGYMIWQEVIDNGAKVAADTVVHVWKPGYWSELARATALGFKIVLSAPWYLDYISYGHDWMGYYKIEPFEFNGTASQKALIMGGETCIWGEFVDDTNLTPRLWPRASAIAERLWSPANVNDSGKAMGRLEEHRCRLIRRGFPAEPVNGPGFCDYEY
- the LOC128227922 gene encoding beta-hexosaminidase subunit beta-like isoform X3: MADMERVFCVMFSCLVVVLCNTQEQYRGKNGRDFTDKIQGSAWPQPKSLTTSMTQRTLDASVFQFRVSTPSERCDIIDQAFIRYRNYVFGTDVDTLKFKPKSRHASRSDPLLRKATPLEALTVKIDTNCDGYPNLDSDESYTLQITEDGTEASIQASQVWGALRGLETFSQLVFQNSFGTFVVNATAVNDVPRFKHRGVLLDTSRHFLSMRVLKENLELMSQNKFNVFHWHIVDDQSFPYESNTFPDMSVKGAYSPRHVYTYENVKEIIEFARLRGIRVIPEYDTPGHTQSWGKAIEDLLTKCYKGTEWTGEYGPINPALNSTFDFLEKFFTEISQVFPDHYMHLGGDEVSFTCWESNPDITKFMQAMGFGKKYSALEEYYMQRLINIVNGVKKGYMIWQEVIDNGAKVSDDSVIHVWKSGYEMEVFTVTLLGYQVVLSAPWYLSDISYGQDWIHYYQIEPVNFNGTASQKALIMGGETCIWGEFVDDTNLTPRLWPRASAIAERLWSPANVNDSGKAMGRLEEHRCRLIRRGFPAEPVNGPGFCDYEY
- the LOC128227922 gene encoding beta-hexosaminidase subunit beta-like isoform X1, translated to MADMERVFCVMFSCLVVVLCNTQEQYRGKNGRDFTDKIQGSAWPQPKSLTTSMTQRTLDASVFQFRVSTPSERCDIIDQAFIRYRNYVFGTDVDTLKFKPKSRHASRSDPLLRKATPLEALTVKIDTNCDGYPNLDSDESYTLQITEDGTEASIQASQVWGALRGLETFSQLVFQNSFGTFVVNATAVNDVPRFKHRGVLLDTSRHFLSMRVLKENLELMSQNKFNVFHWHIVDDQSFPYESNTFPDMSVKGAYSPRHVYTYENVKEIIEFARLRGIRVIPEYDTPGHTQSWGKAIEDLLTKCYKGTEWTGEYGPINPALNSTFDFLEKFFTEISQVFPDHYMHLGGDEVSFTCWESNPDITKFMQAMGFGKKYSALEEYYMQRLINIVNGVKKGYMIWQEVIDNGAKVADDSVVHIWKRGLFEAELAKVTGLGYKAILSAPWYVNIISYGDDWKKYYKIEPLSFNGTASQKALIMGGETCIWGEFVDDTNLTPRLWPRASAIAERLWSPANVNDSGKAMGRLEEHRCRLIRRGFPAEPVNGPGFCDYEY
- the LOC128227922 gene encoding beta-hexosaminidase subunit beta-like isoform X2, giving the protein MADMERVFCVMFSCLVVVLCNTQEQYRGKNGRDFTDKIQGSAWPQPKSLTTSMTQRTLDASVFQFRVSTPSERCDIIDQAFIRYRNYVFGTDVDTLKFKPKSRHASRSDPLLRKATPLEALTVKIDTNCDGYPNLDSDESYTLQITEDGTEASIQASQVWGALRGLETFSQLVFQNSFGTFVVNATAVNDVPRFKHRGVLLDTSRHFLSMRVLKENLELMSQNKFNVFHWHIVDDQSFPYESNTFPDMSVKGAYSPRHVYTYENVKEIIEFARLRGIRVIPEYDTPGHTQSWGKAIEDLLTKCYKGTEWTGEYGPINPALNSTFDFLEKFFTEISQVFPDHYMHLGGDEVSFTCWESNPDITKFMQAMGFGKKYSALEEYYMQRLINIVNGVKKGYMIWQEVIDNGAKVASDTVIGVWKGGYQEELTKVTALGYKTLLLSPWYVNYISYGQDWTKYYQIEPLNFNGTASQKALIMGGETCIWGEFVDDTNLTPRLWPRASAIAERLWSPANVNDSGKAMGRLEEHRCRLIRRGFPAEPVNGPGFCDYEY